CAGACGACGGTCGATTCCGAAGTGATCGCCTATATGATCGCGCGGGAGCGGATCAACGCCCCGTCCATCGAGGAAGCGGTCCACCGCGCCATGAAGAAAATACAGGGCTCGTATTCTCTGATCGTCATGAGCCCGCAGAAGCTGATCGCCGTCCGGGATCCGAACGGCTTTCGGCCTTTGTGCATGGGCCGGGTCGGGGACGGGTACGTGTTCGCTTCCGAAAGCTGCGCGCTGGATGCGTGCGGCGCCCAGTTCGTGCGCGACGTGGAGCCGGGCGAGCTGCTCGCGGCCGGCCCCCACGGCCTCAAATCCATCAAGGACCCGACGGACGTGCGCAAATCCCTGTGCATTTTCGAGTACATCTATTTTGCCAGAACCGACAGCGTCCTGGATGGAATCAGCGTCTACCAGGCGCGCAAAGAGGCGGGCCGCCTGATTGCCCGGCAGAATCCGGTCGACGCCGACCTGGTGATCGGCGTGCCGGAATCCGGCATCGACGCGGCGATCGGCTACAGCGAGGAATCCGGGATCCCGTATCAGAAGGGCATCGTCAAGAATTCCTATATCGGCAGGACGTTCATCAAGCCCACCCAGTCCGAGCGGGAGCGCAGCGTGCGCATCAAGCTGAACGCGCTCGGAAGCGAGGTGAAGGGGAAGCGCATCGTCATGCTCGACGATTCCATCGTGCGCGGCACGACCAGCGCACGCATCGTTTCCATGCTGAAAGAGGCCGGCGCGAAAGAGGTGCACCTGCGCATCAGCTCCCCGCCGTTTCTGTGGCCCTGCTATTACGGCACCGACATCCCGAACAAGGATGAGCTG
This window of the Ruminococcaceae bacterium BL-6 genome carries:
- the purF gene encoding glutamine phosphoribosylpyrophosphate amidotransferase (Evidence 2a : Function from experimental evidences in other organisms; PubMedId : 9683488, 10049369, 12787499, 16321950, 17981983; Product type e : enzyme), whose product is MNCSVAQDREDSLKPHEECGVFGIYYSRDGKEEIPPAYACYNGLLALQHRGQESCGIAVNDRGVISYSKDMGLVTEAFNDSILTGLTGQIGIGHVRYSTSGSSVRENAQPLVMRYIKGTLAIAHNGTLTNAYELRKELEHNGCIFQTTVDSEVIAYMIARERINAPSIEEAVHRAMKKIQGSYSLIVMSPQKLIAVRDPNGFRPLCMGRVGDGYVFASESCALDACGAQFVRDVEPGELLAAGPHGLKSIKDPTDVRKSLCIFEYIYFARTDSVLDGISVYQARKEAGRLIARQNPVDADLVIGVPESGIDAAIGYSEESGIPYQKGIVKNSYIGRTFIKPTQSERERSVRIKLNALGSEVKGKRIVMLDDSIVRGTTSARIVSMLKEAGAKEVHLRISSPPFLWPCYYGTDIPNKDELIACRHTVKEIAEMSYADSLDFLSLENLPRMLGAKCGGYCDACFSGRYPAPVPDSMIFNKTDDSCMPIKRL